One part of the Entelurus aequoreus isolate RoL-2023_Sb linkage group LG05, RoL_Eaeq_v1.1, whole genome shotgun sequence genome encodes these proteins:
- the ubqln4 gene encoding ubiquilin-4 yields the protein MADQGAADAGNNNNKPDAEEGTIIKVTVKTPKDKEEIAIAEDASVTQFKEEISRRFKAKQDQLVLIFAGKILKDGDSLSQHGIKDGLTVHLVIKTSQKASDGGSPSTSSSSSSQAGSTNTSAPGTAPPSTAGLTPGSAPPPAQTPNLLSGFGDLSNLSGLGMGSANFMELQQQMQRQLMSNPEMLSQIMENPLVQNMMSNPDLMRQMIVANPQMQQLMERNPEITHMLNNPELMRQTMELARNPAMMQEMMRNQDRALSNLESIPGGYNALRRMYTDIQEPMLSAAREQFGNNPFSALGGGSESGVQPSRTENREPLPNPWGPPNSSNPSESGGGTPGSTGTPGGTNPTVSNPLGVNPGSLGNGMFNSPGMQSLLHQISENPQLMQNMLSAPYMRSMMQSLSQNPELASQVMMNNPLFAGNPQLQEQFRAQLPVFLQQMQNPEALSVMSNPRAMQALMQIQQGLQTLQTEAPGLMPSLMSGGIPGIPTGGIPGIPTGGIPGIPTGGSVPPENPASPPSSTATQPNAAQQQLMQQMLQMFAGAAGGGGGSGVANQTPEVRFQSQLDQLNAMGFINREANLQALIATGGDINAAIERLLGSQPS from the exons TTTAAAGAAGAAATCTCCAGGCGGTTCAAGGCCAAACAGGACCAGCTGGTTCTGATCTTTGCTGGCAAGATCTTGAAGGATGGAGACAGCCTCAGCCAGCACGGCATCAAGGATGGCCTGACGGTTCACCTGGTCATAAAGACATCACAAAA GGCGTCAGATGGAGGCAGCCCTTCCACCTCCAGTTCATCCTCCAGCCAGGCAGGAAGTACCAACACCTCTGCTCCTGGCACCGCCCCACCCTCCACCGCCGGGCTGACCCCTGGCTCCGCCCCGCCACCCGCACAGACGCCCAACCTTCTAA GCGGTTTCGGCGACCTGTCCAACCTGTCCGGCCTGGGCATGGGCTCGGCCAACTTCATGGAGCTGCAGCAGCAGATGCAGAGGCAGCTCATGTCCAACCCGGAGATGCTCTCGCAGATCATGGAGAACCCGCTGGTGCAGAACATGATGTCCAACCCGGACCTCATGAGGCAGATGATTGTGGCCAACCCTCAGATGCAGCAGCTGATGGAGCGCAACCCGGAGATCACGCACATGCTCAACAACCCGGAGCTCATGAGACAG ACTATGGAACTGGCTCGCAACCCCGCCATGATGCAGGAAATGATGCGCAACCAGGACCGCGCACTCAGCAACTTGGAGAGCATCCCCGGGGGCTACAACGCCTTACGCAGGATGTACACAGACATCCAGGAGCCCATGCTCAGTGCGGCCAGAGAGCAG TTCGGTAACAACCCCTTCTCAGCTCTGGGCGGCGGCTCCGAGTCCGGCGTCCAGCCGTCACGGACAGAGAACCGGGAGCCCCTGCCCAATCCCTGGGGGCCGCCCAATTCCTCGAACCCCTCAGAGAGCGGGGGCGGCACTCCGGGAAGCACGGGCACCCCCGGGGGCACCAACCCCACGGTGTCCAACCCTCTGGGCGTCAACCCTGGCAGCCTGGGCAACG gaatgttcaacagtccgggcatGCAGAGCCTCCTGCACCAGATCTCTGAAAACCCTCAGCTGATGCAGAACATGCTGTCTGCTCCGTACATGCGCAGCATGATGCAGTCGCTGTCCCAGAACCCCGAGCTGGCCTCCCAG GTGATGATGAATAACCCCTTGTTTGCTGGAAACCCACAGCTGCAGGAACAGTTCCGAGCTCAGCTGCCCGTCTTTCTGCAGCAG ATGCAGAACCCAGAGGCGCTGTCGGTCATGTCCAACCCTCGGGCCATGCAGGCACTTATGCAGATCCAACAGGGTCTACAGACGCTGCAAACAGAAGCACCGGGCCTCATGCCGAG TTTAATGTCCGGCGGCATTCCCGGCATCCCCACCGGCGGCATCCCCGGCATCCCCACCGGGGGCATTCCCGGCATCCCCACCGGGGGCAGCGTGCCCCCTGAGAACCCCGCATCCCCGCCCAGCAGCACCGCAACGCAGCCAAACGCCGCTCAGCAGCAGCTGATGCAACAGATGCTCCAAATGTTTGCCGGCGCCGCGGGAGGGGGAGGAGGAAGCGGCGTAGCG AACCAGACCCCAGAGGTGCGCTTCCAGTCCCAGCTGGACCAGCTGAACGCCATGGGCTTCATCAACCGCGAGGCCAACCTGCAGGCCCTCATCGCCACCGGAGGAGACATCAACGCCGCCATCGAGAGACTGTTGGGCTCTCAGCCCtcgtaa